ATGAGCGTCAATGAATTTTTTGACTGGAAAATCAATTTAGAGGATGAACTGTATGCTGTCATTGATGAGAAGGCGAGAAAAATGGTAGTGATGGGGAACTTCATCGAACTAAGCGCGGTCTTATGGATGGATCGAAATGATGTCCTTCAGTTAAAGCCGACGTGGGATTGTGTCATTTCCATCGACGATGCTACAAAACAGATTACGATTCGCTCGTCAGAATCATTGAATATGAGAGAAGAATGTTAAGTGATCAAACAATCGAGTCCATTCGTGCGATCGCTGAATGGGCTCGATTGTTATTTAAAGTACGATATCTACTTTAATTCATGTTGAACGGAGCCAGTCACTTCAACATGATGCTGGTCGTATACAGTCGTCAGTACATGATCTTCAACGATTTCATAGTTGTATATATAGTCTGGTTCATTCGTGTATTTGATTTCCAACACGTATCTTCCGGTCTTCGACTCAAAGACCGTTTCTTTTTTTGAAATATCTTGGTCGTATTCTGATTCAACTAACATTCGTTCAATCTTGATTTCAGTCATCGTTTTAGAAACGAAGAGGTGAGTCGGATAGGCAGCTATCAAGATGACGAGAACGATAAGTGTATAGATGAGTGGACGTACTTCTTTTTTCATACAATCACATCCGTTCCGATGAAATGAATAGAGAAGCTAGGTATTCTATATTGAAGATGAGGAGAGATATGTGATGGGAAAAAACAAAGACGAGATACCGTACTATATGAGGAACGTTCCGTTCTTCTTCCTAACGGCACTCCTCGCACCCGTCGCGGTATTACTTGTCCTACTCCACTGGGAAAAGCTCACTATGCAAATGAGAAATAATCATTTGACGTTCTCGATCTTAATGACCATGTTATACATCTCGAAAATACTGCCTGAAGGTCTGTTTAAAATCATATTCGCTGTCTTTACGTGGACGTTGATTCTTTTCGTGACATACATCTA
This region of Exiguobacterium acetylicum DSM 20416 genomic DNA includes:
- a CDS encoding DUF3139 domain-containing protein; its protein translation is MKKEVRPLIYTLIVLVILIAAYPTHLFVSKTMTEIKIERMLVESEYDQDISKKETVFESKTGRYVLEIKYTNEPDYIYNYEIVEDHVLTTVYDQHHVEVTGSVQHELK